From Cyclobacteriaceae bacterium, a single genomic window includes:
- a CDS encoding response regulator, with the protein MNNLKRNLLIGFGASLIILIVSSTASFISISNLLQGARMVNHTHEVIIKLDALSASLIDAETGQRGYLLTGQKEFLQPYLDAKSRAMAAFHDAKSLTSDNSSQQLTLEELKEVINSRFEFFQKSIDAKQLGNEIKAEDLQSGRMIMDEIRRIIKIIKDREEQLLEDRTASMNRFASFTPILIVVAALIALLITVLFYARVQSDFAERTRLQLELQEKDEDITRRIGIIRNIADQISQGSYDIRVDDKQSDSLGNVAGSLNKMAESLDYSFSLLSDKEWTQTGVAKLNDVMIGELEVQTLTADIISFLAAYTNSNAGAVYLAEDDQLVFSSGYAYAPKKERTRFKLGETLIGQAAISGKLIELRNVPPESIYISYATGEAKATHIIAIPVLDGKLLKGVIELATLKEFTKRDIEYLSTISHNIGIAISTAQNRKRLQELLEETQSQSEELKAQHSELENINSELEVQSEELQASEEQLKVQQEELKEANHELEERSRLLEERNQLINERNVEIKIKADQLETSAKYKSEFLANMSHELRTPLNSILLLSRLMSENKEENLTGDQVEYAKVIQSSGNGLLSLIDEILDLSKIEAGKMQLEYQHIAVAEIINDMTSLFNPIAKEKGIEFKVRINPSTPDKIETDKMRLEQIIKNLLSNALKFTTKGSVELSIAPDDHNKSLLKISISDSGIGIAKEKQDLVFEAFQQADGSTRRRFGGTGLGLSISRELAKLLGGEIRLKSEIDKGSVFTIYVPVTRESILQNSDKEKEQEAVVEKEVKLTVEDKYISTTIPQNIPDDRFKIQAGDKVMLIVEDDVNFAKSLLDYTRQRGYKGIVAVRGDEGVALAKEFSPLGILLDIQLPIKSGWEVMEDLKGNSLTKHIPVHIMSSHEVKNESLLKGAVDFINKPVAFDQLQDVFKKIEYVLSHHPKKVLIVEENSKHAKALAYFLETFEISLDIKSDIKDAIQTLKENTVDCVILDMGVPDQKAYDTLETVKKTAGLENLPIIIFTGKSLSQAEEMRIRKYADSIVVKTAHSYKRLIDEVSLFLHMMEKKDDQSAAVAKYHKFGTLDEVLRNKTVLVVDDDMRNIFSLTKALENYQMKIVTAVDGKEALRQVESNSKIDIVLMDMMMPEMDGYDSTAAIRRNPKFKSLPIIAVTAKAMMGDREKCINAGASDYITKPVDIDQLLSLLRVWLYEKGLNKP; encoded by the coding sequence ATGAATAATCTTAAACGTAATCTTCTAATTGGTTTTGGTGCATCGCTCATTATTCTGATCGTAAGCTCAACGGCATCATTCATCAGTATCAGCAACCTGCTTCAGGGAGCAAGAATGGTAAACCATACCCATGAGGTGATCATCAAGCTGGATGCATTGAGTGCTTCTTTGATTGACGCAGAGACAGGTCAACGGGGATATCTCCTCACGGGACAAAAAGAGTTTTTACAACCGTACCTCGATGCAAAAAGTCGCGCCATGGCTGCATTCCATGATGCGAAGAGTCTAACCAGTGATAATTCAAGCCAGCAACTAACACTCGAGGAGTTAAAAGAAGTTATCAATAGTCGCTTCGAGTTTTTTCAGAAGAGCATTGATGCAAAGCAGTTGGGCAATGAGATCAAAGCGGAGGATTTGCAGTCAGGTAGAATGATCATGGATGAGATCAGGAGAATCATTAAAATTATCAAGGACAGAGAAGAGCAATTATTGGAGGACCGCACTGCCAGTATGAATAGGTTTGCATCTTTTACTCCTATATTAATAGTAGTAGCTGCTTTGATTGCTTTGTTGATTACCGTGCTCTTCTACGCACGTGTTCAAAGTGATTTTGCGGAAAGGACACGACTTCAGCTCGAGCTTCAGGAGAAGGATGAAGATATAACACGCAGAATAGGAATTATCCGCAACATAGCTGATCAGATATCGCAGGGAAGCTATGATATCCGGGTCGATGACAAGCAAAGTGACTCGTTGGGGAATGTGGCAGGATCCTTAAATAAAATGGCGGAATCGCTCGACTATTCCTTTTCATTACTATCAGACAAAGAGTGGACACAGACTGGTGTTGCAAAATTGAATGACGTAATGATTGGCGAGTTGGAGGTTCAAACGCTGACGGCAGACATAATATCTTTCCTGGCCGCCTATACCAATAGCAACGCTGGAGCGGTTTATCTCGCAGAAGACGATCAATTGGTTTTTAGTTCTGGATATGCCTATGCTCCAAAGAAGGAGAGAACCAGATTCAAATTAGGAGAGACCTTAATTGGACAGGCGGCAATTTCCGGTAAGCTAATTGAACTAAGGAATGTTCCTCCTGAAAGTATTTACATCAGTTATGCAACAGGTGAAGCAAAAGCCACCCATATAATTGCCATTCCGGTATTAGATGGTAAGCTCTTAAAAGGAGTCATCGAGCTTGCAACCCTTAAAGAATTTACGAAAAGGGACATCGAGTATCTCTCAACAATTTCGCATAATATTGGTATCGCTATCTCCACTGCGCAAAACAGGAAACGTCTTCAGGAACTACTGGAAGAGACGCAATCTCAATCAGAAGAATTAAAGGCTCAGCACAGTGAGCTTGAAAACATAAACAGTGAGCTGGAAGTGCAATCAGAAGAATTGCAAGCTTCTGAAGAACAATTGAAAGTGCAGCAGGAAGAATTAAAAGAGGCAAATCATGAACTTGAAGAGCGCAGCAGATTGCTGGAGGAAAGAAATCAACTGATCAATGAACGCAATGTTGAAATAAAAATAAAAGCAGACCAGCTCGAGACAAGTGCCAAGTATAAGTCGGAATTCCTTGCAAACATGTCTCATGAATTGCGCACACCGCTCAATTCTATTCTATTGCTATCCCGACTCATGTCGGAGAATAAAGAAGAGAATCTGACGGGCGATCAGGTTGAATACGCAAAAGTCATTCAAAGTTCTGGCAATGGTTTATTATCACTGATCGATGAGATACTTGATCTTTCAAAAATCGAGGCAGGTAAAATGCAACTCGAGTATCAGCACATTGCTGTTGCAGAGATTATTAATGACATGACTTCGTTGTTCAATCCAATAGCGAAAGAGAAGGGAATTGAATTCAAGGTCAGGATTAATCCATCAACACCGGATAAAATTGAAACAGACAAAATGCGGCTTGAGCAGATCATTAAGAATTTGCTTTCCAATGCATTGAAATTTACGACGAAGGGTTCAGTGGAATTAAGTATTGCTCCTGACGATCACAATAAATCCTTATTAAAAATATCAATTTCCGATTCGGGTATTGGAATAGCAAAGGAGAAGCAGGATTTGGTGTTTGAGGCATTTCAGCAGGCAGATGGATCAACCAGGCGGAGATTTGGAGGAACCGGGCTTGGTCTCTCTATCAGCCGTGAACTGGCAAAACTTTTAGGCGGAGAGATCCGATTGAAAAGTGAGATCGATAAGGGAAGCGTCTTTACCATTTATGTTCCTGTTACACGAGAATCTATCTTACAAAACTCTGATAAAGAAAAGGAACAGGAAGCTGTTGTAGAAAAGGAAGTCAAGCTGACGGTAGAAGACAAATATATAAGCACCACTATTCCTCAGAATATTCCCGATGATCGGTTTAAGATCCAGGCAGGGGACAAGGTAATGTTGATCGTGGAGGATGATGTCAACTTTGCAAAATCACTGCTTGACTACACCCGTCAAAGAGGTTATAAAGGAATTGTTGCTGTTCGTGGCGATGAAGGTGTCGCGCTTGCAAAAGAATTTTCGCCATTGGGAATTTTGCTTGATATCCAGTTGCCAATAAAGAGCGGATGGGAGGTAATGGAAGATCTGAAGGGAAACTCTTTAACGAAGCATATTCCGGTGCACATCATGTCATCACACGAGGTGAAGAATGAAAGTTTGTTGAAGGGTGCGGTCGACTTTATCAATAAGCCGGTAGCCTTTGATCAGCTTCAGGATGTATTCAAGAAAATTGAGTATGTGCTTTCTCATCATCCCAAGAAAGTTCTGATCGTTGAAGAAAATTCAAAGCATGCAAAAGCGCTTGCATATTTCCTTGAAACCTTTGAGATCAGTCTTGACATAAAGAGTGATATCAAGGATGCAATTCAGACCCTCAAGGAAAATACGGTTGATTGTGTGATCCTGGATATGGGTGTTCCCGATCAGAAAGCCTATGATACTCTGGAGACTGTCAAGAAGACTGCAGGTTTAGAGAATTTGCCGATCATCATCTTCACAGGAAAAAGTCTTTCGCAAGCAGAGGAAATGAGAATCAGGAAGTATGCTGATTCCATCGTGGTCAAGACTGCCCATTCCTACAAACGGTTAATCGATGAAGTTTCTCTCTTCCTGCATATGATGGAGAAGAAAGATGACCAGTCGGCGGCTGTTGCCAAGTATCACAAATTCGGGACGCTCGATGAAGTTCTCCGCAACAAGACGGTGCTGGTAGTAGACGATGATATGAGAAATATTTTTTCATTGACGAAAGCTCTTGAGAATTACCAGATGAAGATAGTCACGGCCGTGGATGGAAAGGAAGCACTTCGTCAGGTGGAAAGTAATTCAAAGATTGATATCGTGCTGATGGATATGATGATGCCGGAAATGGATGGATATGACTCGACCGCTGCCATCCGAAGAAATCCTAAATTCAAGAGCCTGCCGATCATTGCTGTAACCGCGAAAGCCATGATGGGTGATCGTGAGAAATGTATCAACGCGGGTGCTTCCGATTATATCACGAAGCCGGTGGATATCGATCAGCTTTTATCCTTGCTTCGTGTCTGGTTATATGAAAAAGGTCTAAACAAACCTTAG
- a CDS encoding carboxypeptidase-like regulatory domain-containing protein gives MKRIYWLVLVVMLGGLMSVSTSQAQQTKRRIIQLSGIILGEDSTRGLPGVHVWVPKAGRGTSTNMTGFFSLPVVVGDSVVISAVGYIKQHIIVPNYPQEFMTIIVEMTTDNTFLETVTVLPIPTEEVFKQAILALNVPMDANGIDKRNLNAELMALMMRTTPMDGNLNYRYYMDSYNQSMYDKSSVRTNPFLNPFNWARFFRDLKQK, from the coding sequence ATGAAAAGAATCTATTGGTTGGTGTTGGTAGTAATGCTTGGAGGATTGATGTCGGTTTCGACGAGTCAGGCACAGCAGACAAAAAGAAGGATCATTCAATTATCCGGTATCATTTTGGGTGAGGATAGTACAAGAGGACTTCCAGGCGTTCACGTGTGGGTTCCTAAAGCCGGTCGTGGTACTTCTACCAACATGACAGGTTTTTTCTCCCTGCCAGTAGTGGTGGGTGACAGCGTTGTGATCAGTGCTGTGGGATACATCAAACAACATATAATCGTTCCAAACTATCCTCAGGAATTCATGACGATCATCGTGGAGATGACGACCGATAATACTTTTCTTGAGACCGTTACAGTTCTTCCTATTCCCACAGAAGAAGTTTTTAAGCAGGCAATTCTCGCTCTTAACGTGCCGATGGATGCCAATGGAATTGATAAAAGAAATCTCAATGCTGAGTTAATGGCATTGATGATGCGGACAACTCCCATGGATGGGAATCTTAACTATCGTTATTACATGGATTCGTACAATCAAAGCATGTATGATAAGTCATCGGTGCGAACGAATCCATTCCTTAACCCCTTCAACTGGGCAAGATTCTTTCGTGATCTAAAACAAAAGTAG
- a CDS encoding GNAT family N-acetyltransferase yields MKTETLIIDQLSLTDHSFIRALVNSSGWLEFIGDRNVTSDELATDYIHRILNHPTTRYWVVKLASNNVPIGIITLLKRDYLEFHDIGFAFLPEYAKQGFAYEASKKIMNDLFPESSILYAITIPENIKSIGLLKKLGFEFEKEIIANKETLNVFKLTT; encoded by the coding sequence TTGAAAACGGAGACACTGATCATTGATCAATTATCATTAACCGACCATTCCTTCATCCGCGCATTGGTCAATTCATCTGGCTGGCTTGAGTTCATTGGCGACAGGAACGTTACCTCCGACGAGCTGGCAACTGATTACATTCATAGAATATTGAATCATCCTACCACAAGATATTGGGTTGTAAAACTTGCTTCAAATAATGTTCCTATTGGAATCATCACTCTTCTGAAACGCGACTATCTTGAGTTTCATGACATTGGGTTTGCATTCCTTCCGGAATATGCCAAACAGGGTTTCGCCTATGAGGCCAGTAAAAAAATCATGAATGATCTGTTTCCGGAGAGCTCCATTCTTTACGCAATCACAATTCCAGAAAATATTAAATCTATCGGACTTTTAAAGAAGCTTGGATTTGAATTTGAAAAGGAAATTATTGCAAATAAAGAAACACTTAATGTATTTAAGTTAACGACTTAA
- a CDS encoding response regulator, with protein MILIVDDNQSNIFSLRTLLSINNFEVDSASSGEEALKKILKNSYSLIILDVQMPEMDGFEVAEAISGYSKSKEIPIIFLSAVNVEKKFITKGYSSGGIDYVVKPFDPDILLLKVKTFSRLSEQTRTLQAMEKSLREEIEHKVRAEQLLKENVEELKSVLESIPMAAFSTDSEGTVEYVNHYWCSYSNSIEVYPETEGITFFNCIGSAILSKQSYSKELKIKNLKSGEYRFHVLHLTPIIKGAAIVKWVGIFTDIHEQKTASQLLEKRVEERTAQLTVMNDRLAETNRDLQQFASIASHDLQEPLRKIEAFSNIVLERHLQDDPKGKSFIERISSSASRLRKLINDLLSYSTLGVEATFVKADLNVILQETLNDMELKVEKLNPKIELDNLPVIDCFPVQIKQVFQNLIANSFKFCRINTQCELRITSERIAHKAIDSETSSSGSYFRITISDNGIGFNEQFKERIFEIFQRLNSRDQYEGTGIGLSIVKKVIERHHGLIDVTSIENKGTTFIIVLPEVQTRSFDPSTKGNDK; from the coding sequence ATGATACTTATCGTTGATGACAACCAGTCAAATATATTCTCGTTAAGGACGCTTCTTTCTATAAACAATTTTGAGGTAGATTCAGCATCATCCGGGGAAGAAGCCCTTAAGAAGATACTCAAAAACTCATACTCTCTTATAATCCTGGATGTTCAGATGCCTGAAATGGATGGCTTTGAAGTTGCTGAAGCGATTTCGGGATACAGCAAATCGAAGGAGATACCCATCATCTTTTTGTCAGCTGTAAACGTTGAAAAGAAATTCATTACGAAGGGTTATTCATCAGGGGGGATTGATTACGTTGTTAAGCCCTTTGATCCTGACATCTTATTATTAAAGGTCAAGACGTTCTCCCGGTTGTCTGAGCAGACCCGCACCCTTCAGGCGATGGAAAAATCATTGCGTGAGGAGATAGAACATAAAGTGAGGGCTGAGCAACTTCTTAAGGAGAATGTTGAGGAGTTAAAGTCAGTTTTGGAATCTATTCCAATGGCAGCTTTCAGCACAGATTCTGAAGGCACCGTAGAGTATGTCAATCATTACTGGTGTTCTTACAGTAATTCCATTGAAGTTTACCCGGAGACAGAAGGAATTACGTTTTTCAATTGTATAGGAAGTGCCATTCTCTCCAAACAATCCTACAGTAAGGAATTAAAGATCAAAAATCTGAAATCAGGAGAATATAGGTTTCATGTCCTTCATCTCACTCCCATTATTAAGGGGGCAGCAATTGTGAAATGGGTAGGGATATTTACGGATATCCATGAACAAAAAACGGCTTCTCAGCTTCTGGAAAAGAGGGTTGAGGAAAGGACTGCCCAACTCACAGTAATGAACGATCGGTTAGCTGAGACTAACCGTGACTTGCAGCAGTTCGCATCCATTGCTTCCCATGATCTCCAGGAACCTTTGAGAAAAATTGAAGCGTTCAGTAATATTGTTTTGGAAAGACATCTCCAGGATGATCCAAAAGGAAAGTCTTTTATCGAGAGGATATCCTCATCTGCGTCCCGTCTGAGGAAGCTTATCAATGATCTGTTGAGTTATTCAACATTAGGTGTGGAGGCTACTTTTGTAAAAGCTGATCTCAATGTGATTCTTCAGGAAACTCTGAATGATATGGAGTTGAAGGTTGAGAAGCTCAATCCGAAGATCGAACTTGATAATCTTCCTGTCATTGATTGCTTTCCCGTTCAAATCAAACAGGTCTTTCAGAATTTAATTGCTAATTCTTTTAAATTCTGCAGAATTAATACCCAATGCGAATTAAGAATAACCTCAGAACGTATTGCCCACAAAGCGATTGACTCAGAAACTTCCTCATCAGGATCTTACTTCAGGATCACCATCAGTGATAATGGAATTGGATTTAATGAACAATTCAAGGAGCGCATATTTGAAATATTTCAGCGGCTGAATTCCAGAGATCAGTATGAAGGAACGGGTATCGGCCTTTCGATCGTAAAGAAAGTGATTGAAAGACATCATGGATTAATTGATGTTACAAGCATTGAGAACAAAGGGACGACATTTATTATTGTGCTTCCCGAAGTTCAGACAAGATCATTTGATCCGTCCACAAAGGGAAACGACAAATAG
- a CDS encoding response regulator, whose translation MSKKILIVDDDNRNIFALSAVLKSRGFTCISTTNSKEGLDMALNNKEIGIVLLDMMMPEMDGYEVLSKIRESKVKKMPVIAVTAQAMVGDREKVLAAGADDYVSKPVDVDKMMKVLDKFLK comes from the coding sequence ATGTCAAAGAAAATCTTAATTGTTGACGACGACAATCGTAACATTTTCGCGCTATCGGCTGTTTTAAAATCCCGGGGGTTTACATGCATCTCAACAACTAATTCAAAAGAGGGTCTTGACATGGCCTTGAATAATAAGGAGATAGGAATTGTATTGCTGGATATGATGATGCCTGAAATGGATGGCTATGAAGTTCTTTCAAAGATTCGCGAAAGCAAGGTGAAAAAGATGCCTGTGATCGCAGTGACCGCCCAGGCAATGGTGGGTGATCGTGAAAAGGTACTCGCTGCGGGTGCGGATGATTACGTCTCCAAGCCTGTTGATGTAGATAAAATGATGAAGGTGCTGGACAAGTTCTTGAAATAG
- a CDS encoding noncanonical pyrimidine nucleotidase, YjjG family yields MKKYSCILFDLDHTLWDYEVNSKETLEALFHSHQLQQKGIEGFEHFFERFTHVNTDLWKLYDKGLIGQEVIRLERFHKVFLASGLEAYELSQKFSDEYLIELPKKENLLPHTKETLQYLSERYPMVIVTNGFEEMQGIKLTSGGIRHYFKNIVTSQRAGDKKPSRKIFDFALAEIGHDHTTALMVGDNLITDIGGARSAGLDTVYFNPKGDPHSEEVTFEVRSLHELKNLL; encoded by the coding sequence ATGAAGAAGTACTCCTGCATTCTCTTTGATCTCGATCATACCTTGTGGGATTATGAAGTGAATTCAAAAGAAACACTGGAGGCCCTATTTCATTCCCATCAGCTGCAGCAGAAAGGAATTGAAGGTTTTGAACACTTCTTTGAAAGATTTACACATGTCAATACAGACTTGTGGAAACTTTATGACAAAGGCTTGATCGGGCAGGAAGTTATCCGGCTGGAGAGATTTCATAAAGTCTTTCTGGCATCGGGACTTGAAGCATACGAACTTTCACAGAAATTTTCTGACGAGTACCTCATCGAACTTCCTAAAAAAGAGAACCTTCTTCCACACACAAAAGAAACATTGCAATACCTCAGTGAGCGCTATCCCATGGTTATCGTAACCAATGGCTTTGAAGAAATGCAGGGAATAAAGTTAACGTCAGGTGGCATCCGTCATTACTTTAAAAATATTGTTACCTCGCAACGTGCAGGAGACAAAAAACCTTCCAGAAAAATATTTGATTTCGCGCTGGCTGAGATCGGGCATGATCATACAACAGCTTTAATGGTGGGTGATAATCTAATCACGGATATTGGAGGAGCACGGTCAGCAGGCCTGGACACTGTCTACTTCAATCCGAAGGGTGATCCACATTCTGAAGAGGTTACTTTTGAAGTGAGAAGTCTCCATGAGTTGAAAAATCTTCTCTGA
- a CDS encoding chemotaxis protein CheB — MKDQGSIKLLAIGGSAGSLSMVLKLLPQFKITSRIAVVLIFHRKATDDTTLVDVLAHRTDFTVKEIEDKDEIVPNMIYVVPAEYHALIEKDHTFTLDDSEKVNFSRPSIDVTFESAADVYGESLACMLLSGANEDGVNGLREAQRKGGFIIIQDPKTAEVSFMPQMAMDTLKPDFVMTEINVEEMFGLLRDRKSF, encoded by the coding sequence ATGAAAGATCAAGGTTCAATAAAGTTATTGGCAATTGGCGGCTCTGCCGGAAGTCTCTCTATGGTGCTGAAGTTGTTGCCGCAATTCAAAATAACTTCCCGGATTGCTGTTGTCCTCATCTTTCATCGAAAGGCAACCGATGATACGACACTTGTAGATGTGTTGGCCCACCGCACTGACTTTACTGTAAAAGAGATTGAAGACAAAGATGAGATTGTTCCCAATATGATCTATGTAGTTCCCGCTGAATATCATGCGTTGATCGAGAAAGATCATACTTTCACACTGGATGATTCTGAGAAAGTGAACTTCAGTCGCCCAAGCATTGATGTGACATTTGAATCAGCTGCAGATGTTTATGGTGAATCACTTGCATGCATGCTCTTGTCGGGAGCAAATGAAGACGGCGTGAATGGTTTAAGAGAAGCTCAGAGAAAAGGAGGTTTTATTATTATTCAGGATCCCAAAACAGCCGAAGTTTCTTTTATGCCTCAGATGGCCATGGATACACTCAAGCCGGATTTTGTTATGACAGAGATTAATGTGGAGGAGATGTTTGGGCTGTTACGGGATAGAAAATCATTTTAG
- a CDS encoding protein-glutamate O-methyltransferase CheR, producing MDDLVEIYGYDFTSYSQASLKRRINRLIKIDKFPSVAEFRYNLRENKDYFNRFIEQITVNVTEMFRDVSFYKTLREQVLPVLATRPLIRIWHAGCSTGEEVYSMAILLKEAGLLHKSLLYATDINPAVLMKVREGLYSLNLMKQYSENYILSGGKRDFSSYYTAQYSVAKLDSELGKKIILSTHNLVSDSSFNEFQLILCRNVMIYFDKPLQDRALKLFDQSLETLGFMALGSKESFKFSEISKGYKQLENKEKIWRKMKSTDY from the coding sequence ATGGATGATCTCGTGGAGATATACGGCTACGATTTTACAAGTTACTCTCAGGCCTCTCTCAAAAGACGCATTAATCGATTGATAAAGATCGATAAGTTTCCGAGTGTGGCGGAGTTCAGATACAACCTTCGCGAGAACAAGGATTACTTTAACAGATTCATCGAGCAGATCACCGTCAATGTTACTGAAATGTTCCGCGATGTATCTTTTTACAAGACTCTTCGCGAACAGGTTTTACCGGTGCTGGCAACCCGACCGCTCATCCGGATCTGGCATGCCGGATGCTCAACAGGAGAAGAGGTCTACTCAATGGCAATCTTGTTGAAAGAGGCAGGTCTTCTTCACAAGTCATTGTTGTATGCTACTGATATTAATCCGGCGGTGCTCATGAAGGTAAGGGAAGGATTATATTCTTTGAACCTGATGAAACAATATTCAGAGAATTACATTTTATCGGGGGGCAAAAGAGATTTCTCATCATACTATACAGCACAGTATAGTGTTGCAAAATTGGATTCTGAACTTGGGAAGAAAATCATATTGTCTACTCACAATCTGGTTTCAGATAGTTCATTCAATGAGTTTCAACTTATCCTTTGCCGCAATGTAATGATCTATTTTGATAAGCCGTTACAAGACAGGGCTCTTAAATTATTTGATCAGAGCCTGGAGACATTAGGTTTCATGGCACTTGGTTCGAAAGAGAGTTTTAAATTCTCTGAGATCAGTAAAGGATACAAGCAGCTTGAAAATAAGGAGAAGATCTGGAGAAAGATGAAAAGCACTGATTATTAA
- a CDS encoding acyltransferase family protein, with protein MKERENYIDNLRVFMTFLVILHHTAITYGAPGGWYYNEKADGLASGLLLTVFVSTNQSFFMGMFFLLSSYFVPASLDRKGTLKFLLDRLKRLGIPLIFYSLVLGPVTIYILIRLGYNKEVSFIDYYFNREGWIQVGVLWFTAALLLFTTIYCAIESQQKSKTLLPAPDNSYILYFALGLGLISFVVRIFFPIGWTLEPVGFQFAHFPQYIALFTIGIIAYRNRWFESLSYKQGKRWQLIACLLLIIGFPCIYLLKEVTHAEITQFLGGLTIHSFINAMWEQMLGISIIVALLGIWKSKWNTTSDLIKELSRSAYAVYIIHPLVLVTISLLLKDLEIASLLKFLMTGSLAVTVSFLLGWILVRTPLIKEIV; from the coding sequence ATGAAGGAGAGAGAAAATTATATTGACAACCTCCGCGTCTTCATGACGTTCCTGGTGATCCTGCATCACACCGCTATTACTTACGGTGCACCGGGGGGATGGTACTATAATGAAAAAGCAGATGGGTTGGCCTCAGGACTATTGTTGACCGTCTTTGTGTCAACCAATCAATCGTTCTTCATGGGAATGTTTTTCCTCCTCTCCTCTTATTTCGTTCCTGCTTCGCTGGATCGAAAAGGGACACTCAAATTTCTGCTCGATCGGTTGAAAAGGTTAGGGATTCCATTGATCTTCTATTCGCTTGTACTTGGACCGGTTACGATCTACATATTGATCAGACTTGGCTATAATAAAGAAGTATCATTCATAGACTATTACTTTAACCGAGAAGGATGGATCCAGGTGGGAGTACTATGGTTTACTGCCGCACTTCTTTTATTTACAACGATCTATTGCGCTATTGAATCACAACAGAAGTCAAAAACTCTTTTACCGGCACCCGATAATTCCTATATACTTTATTTTGCTTTGGGATTAGGATTGATCTCATTCGTTGTGAGGATTTTCTTTCCAATCGGCTGGACACTCGAGCCCGTTGGATTTCAGTTTGCACATTTCCCCCAGTACATCGCGCTATTCACTATCGGCATCATCGCCTATCGAAATCGTTGGTTTGAATCGCTTTCATATAAGCAGGGTAAAAGGTGGCAGCTCATTGCTTGTCTCCTATTGATCATTGGATTTCCTTGTATCTATTTATTAAAAGAAGTTACCCATGCAGAGATCACGCAATTCCTTGGCGGCTTAACGATACACTCATTTATCAATGCAATGTGGGAGCAAATGCTAGGCATCTCCATCATTGTTGCTCTTCTGGGAATTTGGAAGTCAAAATGGAATACAACCAGTGATCTGATAAAAGAACTATCACGAAGTGCATATGCCGTTTATATCATTCACCCACTGGTACTCGTGACCATCTCCCTTTTACTGAAAGATCTGGAGATCGCATCTCTTCTGAAATTTCTGATGACAGGAAGTCTGGCAGTTACAGTAAGCTTCCTGCTGGGATGGATTTTGGTCAGAACACCTTTAATAAAAGAAATAGTTTAG
- a CDS encoding metalloregulator ArsR/SmtB family transcription factor: MRLKHFNIDLGAQIFLACSDTSRLRILSLIMSNGEMCISDLERILDFTQAKTSRHLIYLKNSGILSSRKLNQWVFYQIKEEVFDILKLMLEFIRRDPALQHDQQIFQTLFTNRELALNKLHIRPLGHVSVK, encoded by the coding sequence GTGAGATTAAAGCACTTTAATATTGACCTGGGAGCACAGATATTTCTGGCCTGCTCCGACACTTCCCGACTCCGCATCCTGAGCCTGATTATGAGCAACGGCGAAATGTGCATCAGTGACCTGGAGCGCATTCTGGACTTTACCCAGGCAAAAACATCCCGACACCTTATTTATCTGAAAAACTCCGGAATCCTCTCCTCCCGAAAATTAAATCAGTGGGTCTTCTATCAGATCAAGGAGGAGGTCTTCGATATTCTCAAACTTATGCTTGAGTTCATCCGCCGCGATCCAGCCCTGCAGCATGATCAGCAAATCTTTCAAACGCTTTTTACCAATCGTGAACTGGCCCTGAACAAGCTGCACATTCGCCCGTTAGGTCATGTCTCTGTTAAGTAA